The following coding sequences lie in one Miscanthus floridulus cultivar M001 chromosome 9, ASM1932011v1, whole genome shotgun sequence genomic window:
- the LOC136481278 gene encoding uncharacterized protein, with product MIDDDKVRWRFIAEFWAETILYIAPSENTEAHIEHLAKGGEFITHLWAMLSNAGIAKRATGEWHPSASTTKKGPPTHQLTEALSSCIDEASTSSMSFLPRQTLEPPTNEKGNQLLEDHDQ from the exons ATGATCGATGATGACAAGGTACGCTGGAGGTTCATTGCAGAGTTCTGGGCGGAGACAATCCTGTACATCGCGCCGTCGGAGAACACGGAGGCACACATCGAGCACCTGGCCAAAGGCGGGGAGTTCATCACGCACCTCTGGGCCATGCTCTCCAATGCCGGCATCGCGAAGCGCGCAACAGGGGAATGGCATCCGTCTGCTTCCACTACCAAAAA AGGACCACCAACGCACCAACTCACGGAAGCATTGTCCTCTTGTATTGATGAAGCATCAACATCTTCCATGTCTTTTCTACCAAG ACAAACTTTGGAACCACCAACGAACgaaaaaggaaatcaacttctgGAGGATCACGATCAATAA
- the LOC136479168 gene encoding uncharacterized protein, which yields MPYVKIDVCYNNCMLFYGDNKNKDKCDFCNANRYEEGRNKVARKVLRYLPITDRLQRLYAHEETAKLMRSHNRSMSGKIVHPCDGEAWQQFDVDFPDFGREPRNVRLVVCTDGFTPFSLNAAAYSCWPVFIAPLNLPPGILLGPKYIFLALVVPGLEHPGRKLNILMQPLVDELKKLWVGVQTKDASLKHSFTMRASYLWSVHDFRAYGDFAGWSTNGKLACPCGYGCQGFHLRHGRKACWFDCHRRFLPIDHPFRMQANAFRRNTTVLEEQPRRLTGQEVEDHLQKFVDDTPNYGKLHNWTFVSCFRQLPYFSKLKLPHNIDLMHNERNVGEAIWNTCFDIAEKTKDNVKARLDQADICVRPSLNLVRNNKGKWKMPRAPFCIDKDDKITILQWFQDLKFPDAYAANIRRGVNLVQKMILGLKSHDFHISVERLLPVAFRGFLSEDVWHCLAELSFFYRQLCAKELSKDIVRSLEENVPVLLSKLEKIFPPVFFNPMQHLIIHLPYEGRLGGPVQPRWMYPYEREDLMDWSVVYKVAPHGHIPPINSNADSSLGEGPTQDVEFFEEDGLDGTFVIDLGAALDSITSLVSDEIIDPKDLEELEKNPAEIEEENEAIDEEIESTDEENEDSDEAYD from the exons ATGCCATATGTTAAAATTGATGTGTGctataacaattgcatgcttttCTATGGAGATAACAAGAACAAAGATAAATGTGACTTCTGTAATGCCAATCGATATGAAGAAGGCCGGAACAAAGTTGCACGCAAAGTTTTGCGTTATCTTCCAATAACGGATAGACTACAAAGGCTGTATGCACATGAAGAAACAGCCAAGCTAATGCGATCGCACAATCGCTCCATGTCTGGTAAAATAGTCCACCCTTGTGATGGAGAAGCATGGCAGCAATTTGATGTGGACTTTCCAGATTTTGGAAGGGAGCCTAGAAATGTGCGACTTGTTGTTTGCACTGATGGCTTCACACCATTTAGCTTGAATGCTGCTGCATACTCATGTTGGCCGGTGTTCATTGCTCCACTAAATCTGCCCCCAGGCATACTCCTAGGACCAAAGTATATTTTTCTTGCCCTTGTAGTCCCTGGCCTTGAGCATCCTGGAAGGAAATTGAATATTCTGATGCAGCCCTTGGTCGATGAACTAAAAAAACTGTGGGTGGGGGTCCAAACAAAGGATGCTTCACTCAAGCACAGCTTTACAATGAGGGCAAGTTACCTTTGGTCAGTGCATGATTTTCGTGCTTATGGAGACTTTGCTGGATGGAGTACCAATGGCAAATTAGCATGTCCATGTGGATATGGTTGCCAAGGATTTCATCTCCGTCATGGACGTAAGGCTTGTTGGTTTGATTGTCATAGACGCTTCCTTCCTATAGATCATCCATTTAGAATGCAAGCTAATGCATTTCGTAGGAACACAACAGTGCTTGAGGAACAACCTAGGCGCTTAACAGGGCAGGAAGTGGAAGACCATCTACAGAAGTTTGTAGATGATACACCAAACTATGGAAAACTACACAATTGGACTTTTGTGAGCTGCTTTAGGCAACTTCCATACTTTTCTAAGTTAAAGCTCCCACACAACATTGACTTAATGCATAATGAGCGAAATGTAGGTGAAGCTATTTGGAACACTTGCTTTGACATAGCTGAGAAGACCAAAGATAATGTGAAAGCTAGACTAGATCAAGCTGATATATGTGTCCGGCCTTCGCTGAATTTAGTGAGAAATAACAAGGGGAAGTGGAAAATGCCAAGGGCTCCATTCTGCATTGACAAAGATGACAAGATAACCATTCTTCAGTGGTTCCAAGATCTGAAATTTCCTGATGCATATGCAGCCAACATCAGGCGTGGTGTTAACCTAGTGCAAAAAATGATTTTAGGCCTCAaaagtcatgacttccacatctCTGTTGAGCGCCTTCTCCCAGTTGCATTTCGGGGATTTCTTTCAGAGGATGTATGGCATTGTTTGGCTGAGCTTAGCTTTTTCTATAGGCAGTTGTGTGCTAAAGAGCTTAGTAAAGACATTGTTCGTTCTCTAGAAGAGAATGTTCCCGTGCTGCTGTCCAAACTGGAGAAGATATTTCCTCCTGTTTTTTTCAACCCTATGCAACACTTAATCATACATTTACCTTATGAGGGACGATTAGGAGGGCCTGTCCAACCCCGTTGGATGTACCCGTATGAGAG AGAAGATCTCATGGATTGGTCAGTAGTGTATAAAGTTGCTCCACATGGACACATACCTCCAATTAATAGCAATGCTGATTCTAGTCTTGGTGAAGGGCCAACTCAGGATGTTGAATTCTTCGAAGAGGACGGATTAGATGGCACCTTCGTTATTGACTTGGGAGCTGCATTGGACTCTATAACATCATTGGTCTCAGATGAGATTATTGATCCTAAAGACTTGGAAGAACTAGAGAAAAATCCGGCTGAGATTGAGGAAGAAAATGAAGCTATAGATGAAGAGATAGAGTCTACAGATGAAGAGAATGAAGATTCAGATGAAGCTTACGATTGA